The DNA region CGCGTCGGCTGCGCCGTCCTCGTACTGACGTGCGAGCGCGGCGCAAAAGCTCGACGCGGAGGGGTGGCCGTCGAGGATGGTGATGCGCATGGGGGTCGTCCGGGGTCCGAGTCGCTAACGCGCAGCCACCATCTCGTCGTCCGGGAGGGGCGCCAGGTAGCGCCGCACTCCCGCCAGCGTGCGTGGGCCGATGCCCGGCACGCGCTGCAGGTCTTCCGCCGATCGGAACGGACCGTGTTGATCGCGTGTCGCGACGATCCGCTTGGCTAGCACCGGGCCGACCTTGGGGAGCTGAGCCAGCTCCCCCCAGTCCGCCGTGTTCACGTCGACTACAAACGCGTACCGAAGCGGCCCGGCGTGGTCGATATCTACCAGGTCGCCACGCAGTCCGCCGCGGGCCGCCCACCACCACGCCATGCTGGCGATGGCTAGGCATGTCAGCGAGGCCAACACCCACTGGTCGCGCGGGTGCAGCAACGGCTTTCGTTCGCGATCGCCCGGGGGGGTCATCGGGCGTTAGCGGACGCTCACCTTCATCGTGCGGCCGAAAGTCTCGAAAGCGAGCTTGTCTTCGCGGGCGAGCCACCCCACCGCGGCCAGCACCAATTCGGCCGACACCGGGCAGGCCTGCTTGAGGGCCGCTAGGGTCAGCGGGCCTTGGTCCGCCAGGGCGCCCCAGACGTGCCCCGCGGCGTCGCCGATTTGCTCGGTCGAAATCGCCGGCGCCGCTGGCGCCTTGGCTACCTTCTCCTTGGCCGCTACCGGCTTGGCCGCGGGCTTCTTGGCGGCGGCCTTCTTGGGCGCCTTCTTTGCCGGGGCTTTGGTCGTGGGGGCGGGGGCGCTGGCTGCGCCGTTGGTGGCGGCTTTCTTCTTGGCCATGGCAGGGCTCTTCGTCGCGGTCAATCGGGTGGGAAGCGGGGGCTGGTATCATAACCCGGGTAGGGGTCGGTTCCAAATGGGCGCCTGAAAAAGGGAAGGATTCCTTGATAACCGGACCTCGTGTTGGCGGGGCTCACCCCGTCGACAACGCGGGGGCGACCACGCTGTACAGCACGTACACCAGCAGCAGCCCCCACCAGCCGATCGCCACGTTAGGCGGCGGCTCGTAGCCCAGCACGTTGGCGATCAGCCCCGCCAGGGCCACCAGACCGATTAGCATCGCCAGCACCTGGGCGCCGCCGGTCACGACGATCAGCCCCAGCAGCAGGGGCGTTACCGTCATGGCGATCATCAGGTGCTTCAGCGAGAACTGAAGTCGGACGGGCACTTTCTCGTCCGGCTCGTCGTCTAACTCTTCGCCGATCTCTTCCTCGATCTCGGCTTCGCTCAGCCCGTCCGCGACGCCCTGGCGGCGGATGCGGTCGGCCCGGCGCATGCGGTCCGCCCGCCGTTCGCGGGCCCGCTCCTGCCACGAGATGTACAGGTGCCCCGTCACCAGCAGCATGAAGGTGAGCGTGATCGCCGCGACCGCGGCGCCCTGCAGCTTGGCCAGCGAGATAAACACCGCGATCAGCCCGGTGGCGATCAGCAGGTGCTTGATCTGGAACCGGTACTGGAATCCCTCGTCGGGAAGGTTCAGCGGGTCGTCTTCCAGCCGTTTATAGGCGTCGTTGATGTCGATCGCGGCAGACGCTTTGCGGATGTCGTGCTCGGCGCGTAAGCGTTCTCCCTCGATGATCGCCTGGTCGGGGGCCTCCAGCTCGTACTCGTCGCCATCCTCTGCGTCGGCGTCCAGCCACGCGTCCGCCGGCGGGCGGGTCGGCGCCAGGTCGGGGGCGCGGGGCGCTGGCTCGTCGTCGGCCATCAACTCGAAGTCGTCGCCGTCGTCTTCGGGAACTCGGTCGGGTCCGGTGCTGTTAGGAAGCGGCATGTATATCGGTCCGTGGTGTCCGGCGGTCGAACGCTCAGCCGAGAAGGCATACACTTCTCTTTCCGAGCCCGTCCTCTATTCTAGTTATCTTCGGTCACGCCCACGCCCCAGGCAACCGCGACGCACCCATGCGCCTCATCCTCTCCGGCCTGGGAAGCTACGGCGACGTTTTCCCGATGATCGGCCTGGGCGCCGCGATGCAGCGCCGCGGCCACGGCGTCACGCTGCTGGCCAACCCGTACTTCCGCAGCAATGTCGAATCGGCCGGCCTGACGCTCGCCCCTTTCTCTACCGAAGCAGAGTACCTCCGGCTGACGCAGGAGCCCGACCTCTGGCGCCCCCGCGGCGGCATGCAGGTGATCTTCCGCGAGTCGATGCAGCAGCTCCGGCCGCTGGTTGAGCAGGTCCGCGGCATGGTGGCTTCGTCGTCTGAGCCCGCGGTGCTGGTCGCCCACCCGCTGGATATGGCGAGCCGAATCGTTTCCGAGCAACTCGGCACGCCGCTGGTGGCGGTGGCGTACGCGCCGATGGCGCTCTGGAGCCGCCAATCGCCGCCAAGGCTCGCCGGGGTCTGGGTCGGGCGCGGCACCCCCAAGTGGCTGCTGGACGCCCAGTTTTGGTTGGGCGAGAAGCTGTTGGTCGAACCAACCGTCCGCCGCCCGCTGAACCTGCTGCGTGCTGAGCTAGGCCTCCCGCCGATCGGCCGCGTGTTCCCCGAGTGGTGGTACCGGGCCGACCACGTGCTGGGGCTCTTCCCCGAGTGGTTTGCGACCGCCTCGGGGGAAGACCTGCCGGGCGACTGGCCCCAGAACCTCACCCTGGCCGGCTTTCCGTTTTGGGATGGTCCGATCCCGGCCGACGGCGCCCAGCGGCCGCCGCTTCCCGCCGAGGTCGAGGCTTGGCTGGCGTCCGGCGATCGCCCCATCGTTTTCGCGCCGGGCACCGCCAACCGCGCCGCGGGGCCCTTCTTTCGGGCCGCCATTGACGCCTGCGCCAGGCTCGGCCGGCGTGGGGTGCTGCTGACCAAGTACGCCGAGCAACTCCCCGACCCGTTGCCAGACCACGTACGCAGCTTCGAGTTCGTGCCGCTGAGCCTGTTGCTGCCGCGGTGCGCGGCCCTGGTGCACCATGGCGGCATCGGCACCACCTCGCAGGGTCTTGCCGCGGGGATCCCCCACCTGGTGCAGCCGATGGGTTTCGACCAACCCGACAACGCCGAGCGCCTCGCGCACTTGGGGGTCGGCGACTCGCTCCGCCCCGCCCGGTTCACCGGCGCGCGGGTTGCGGCTAGGCTCGACGCGTTGCTGAGTTCCCGCACCGTGCCCAAGGCGTGCGGCAGGCTCGCCGAGCGGTGCCGAGAGAACGACCCCTTTGCCGCCGCGTGCCTGTGCCTGGAGTCGCTCGCGGGATCGTAACCCGACCCTTCAATCCACTGGCCCCGAGCCCCTTCATGCCCCAGAAACTGCCGCTGTCCGGAATCCGTGTGCTCACGTTCGTGGGAGACATCTACGAAGACCTGGAGCTGCTCTACCCCAGGTTGAGGCTGATCGAGGCGGGCGCCGAGGTAGTGGTGGCCGGCGAAAAGGCCGGGGCGACCTACGCCGGCAAACACGGCTACCCCTGCGCCGCAGACGTCGCGATCGCCGACATGAAGAGCGACGACTTCCAGGCCGTGGTGGTCCCCGGGGGCTTCATGCCGGACAAGCTCCGCCGCGACCCCAAGGTGCTGTCGCTGGTGCGCGAGATCGCGGACGCGGGCAAGCCGGTCGCCGCGATCTGCCACGGCGGCTGGATCCCCATCTCGGCGGGGGTCTACAAGGGGGTCCGCGTGACCGGCTCGCCCGGCATTAAGGACGACCTGGTAAACGCCGGCGCGGTGTGGGAAGACGCCCCCGTGGTGGTCGACCGCCACTTCATCTGCAGCCGCAAGCCAGACGACCTGCCGGACTTCTGCCGCGCGCTCATCGAGATGCTGGCCGGCTCGCACGCGTAGCCCCGCTTCGGGAATGCCGGTGTCTGGGCGCCCCGCGGGCGCTAGGAGCGTACGCGGACGTGTCCAGTCGCGCCGCGGGCTTGTTTTGTAGGGGCGGACCGCTGCGGCGCGGTCGCATCGGTGGCCACGCAGTCGTGTTTTTGGCGGCTTTTTGGGGGCGCCGAGTTTTGTCCGGTTGCTGGGCTGCTGGCGGATCGATTTTCGGACAAAACCCTCCCCCTGCGGCAGTCCGCGTTCGTATTCCCCGGGGTTTCCGCAGTGACGCTGCGCGGGCTCGGCGGACCGGCCGACCGGAGGGGGAGCGATCGACGTTCGGGTGGACACCTCGGGGACAAAACTCTGCGCGGTTGTTCGTGGCTTCATCCCCGCATTATCCCCGATCGATCCGGGGCCGCGCGGGCCATTCTTAGCCACCGGCGATTTTGCTCGTTGGGCCGCGAAAACGCTCACCCTGCGCGAAAAAAAAGGCAGGCGTCCCGCGGTGCGGAACGCCTGCCCTAGATCAGTGGTCGATTAGCGTATGCCCTAGCTGCGGCGACGCCGCACGAGGGCCAGTCCGCCCACCGCCAGCAGCACCAGCGTGCCCGGTTCGGGCACGGCGGCGACGTCGAAGCCGGAGCCGGTGAGGAAGAACGCCCCCATGTCAAAGTACTGCGCGGCGTTGAAGGCGGACGAGTCTTGCTCGTGACCGCCGAAGCTGCCGACCTTGGCGAAGTACGAGCCGGCGCCGAGCAATTCCGAGTAGGAAACAAACAGCGTGCTCACGTCCTCCATCCCCATGCCGACCATGGTCCCCATCGCGTCGAACACCATCAGCGTGCTACGCAGCGTGCCGACGCCGTCGGCCACGCCGGCCGTCAAGAAGTCGGTGCTGTTGTTCACGGTCAGGCTGATCGCGTCGCCGCCGTCGGTGTAGAAGGAGAACCAGTCTTCGGTGTAATTCGAGGCGCCGATCGGGGCCGGGTTCGCCTCGCTCAGCGGCACAATCACTCCCTTCGAGGACGAGGAGGTGACGTCAATCACGCTGCCAACCAGCGGCAGCTCGGTAGCGGCGCCCAGCGAGTGGCCGATGCCGTCGTCGATCAGGTGCAGGTTGACGGCGCCCGCGCGTCCGTTGCCCGCCACGTTGATTGACAGCATCAGTTGGACGTCGTTCTGGACGGTCTGCACGTCGTCCGGGTGGGTGTCGCCGACGCGCCAAGTGACGCGCTGACGGTCCGACGCTTGGCCAATGATGGGGACGTAGGTCCCGGGGTCGGGGCCCGCGGCGTCGTCGCCGAGCGAGTACTCGTTAACCAACGTCGAGCCCGTCCAGTCGCCCTGGTGGTAGAGGCCGAACGAGTGGGCGTTCTCATGGGCAGAGATGGCGCCGATGTAGTCGCCGTTGATCACACCCGCCGTGGCGGCGCCCGCTTGGGCTTCGCTGAACATCCAGTTGGTGTGCTGACCCGGGCCGCCCGCGACCCCCGCAACCACGCCAATGCCGGGCGAAACGCCGTCCGCACCGTCGTCGAACCACTTGCTCTCCGCGGTCAGCTCGCCCGGGCCGTAGTCGGCCGGGTTGCGGATCTGGGAGCCCACGACCGTGTGCATCAGGTTCGGGGTCGCGTCGTAGTACGCTTGCCGCTGGGCGTCGGTCGCGCCGGGGCCGAGAGCAGCAATCGCCGGGTCGATGGTGGTGACGTTGACGTTGAACCCAATGTACGACTGGGCGGTCCGGCTCCAGATGTTCTTGATCTGTTCGACTTCGGCGGCGTCGAAGGTTTCGGCACTGGTCCTGTCGTTCACTCCCAGCGTGAGGCCGGGGGCGGTGGCGTGGTCGTACCAGAGGCCGTCGTAGTCGAATCCGGCGACGTTCAAGTAGATCGTGTACTGGGCGCCGGGGCGGCTGCTGAGCTGCGGGACGCTGGCAGCGAGCTGTGCAAGCAGCGAGCTTGCGGGAAACAAAAGAAGCGCGGCGAATACGCCGGCGCGCACCAGTCTACAAAGCATTAGACAACCCCCACCCAAAGAAAGATAATCCGCCCTCTACCCCCGGCCGTCAGCGAGAAACGCCAAGACGATAACCCGGCTCGGGTTTCCGCAGAGTAGCTGCGCCTTTGGAAATTTGCAAGGGAATCTCCGATTCTTCCTTGCGGATTGCCCCAGGCGCCACAGCCCGGATCCTTGGGCGAGCCGTCGGCGTCAGCCGCCGGAGGGATTTCGGAAAAACAACCGTGTGGCCGGGGTGGGCGCTGCCGCCAAAGCCTCCGGCGGCTGACGCCGACGGCTCGCCCCGGGGGGGCTACATGTTCTCGGGGGGCTCGGGCTGAAAGTGCTCTGCGTTCTGCTTGGGGAGCGACTGGGCGAGCCGGGCCTTCACCCGGGCGTACGCCGGGTCGCTGGCCAGGTTTTTCCACTCGTTGGGGTCCGTCTGGTGGTCGTACAGCTCCTCGCCGCCGTCGCGGTAGTGGATGTAGCGGTAGCGGTCGTCCTGCACCGCGTGGTTGTCTTTCCAGTGAGTGACGAGCGCGGGATAGGGCCAGTCCGAGCCCGGGTCGCGCACCAGCGGCGCCAGGCTGCGGCCGTCGAGGTCGTCGCGCGGGGGGAGGCCCGTCAGTTCGAGGAGGGTGGGGTAGATGTCGATCAGGCTCACGGCGCTGGCGCACCGGCCCCCCGCTTCGGAAACATTCGGCGCGTAAACCACCAGCGGCGTGCGGCTGGTCTGGTCCCAGAGGGCGAACTTCGACCAGTGGTCCTTCTCCCCCAGGTGCCAACCGTGGTCGCCCCACAGCACCACGATGGTGTCGTCCGCGTTCGGCCCCGCCTCGAGCGCATCGAGCACATGGCCCACGCAGGCGTCGGCGAACGTCGCGCAGGCCAGGTAGGCGTGGACCGCGTCGCGCCAGTGGCCGGAGGCCTTGATCACAGGAAAATCGAGCCGCGCCAGGCGTCGGCCCATCGCCGGCACGTCGTCCAGGTCGGTCTCTAGGTAGGGGGGGAGCGTCACGCCCGCCAGGTCGTGGGCGTCAAAGAACTCGGCCGGGGCATACCAGGGGAGGTGAGGGCGGTAGATGCCGCACGCCAGGAAGAAGGGGCGGTCGTGCTCCTGCGAGAGGAGCTTGGCGGCGGTCTCGGCGGTCTGCCAGTCGCCGGTCTGCTCCTTCGGTTGGTCGATGGGCCCCCAGTCGAGCGCGTTGTTAAAGAACGCACTGGTGGTGAACTTGCCGCGCATGCCGTGTTGGAAGCGGCGCTGCTCCGGCGGGTTCGGGGCGCCGACCGCATTGCTGTACTGCTTGTCCCAAGACTGCCGGTCGCTCATCCGCCCGCTCGGCTGGTGGAACACCTTCCCCCCGCCCCAGGCGGCGTACCCCTGCCCGGCGAAGTACTGCGGCAGCGTCACCCAGTCAACGTAGTCCGGGTGGTCGCGGAACCAGCCGTTGTTGCAGTAGACGCCCGTGGTGCTGGGCCGTAGCCCGGTGAGCAGCGCGGTGCGCGACGGGTTGCACAGCGGCGCCGCGGCGTGGGCGTTCTCAAACAACACCCCACGGGCGGCAAGGCGATCGATGTTGGGCGTCTTGGCCTGCGGGTGCCCCCCCATGCAACCGACCCAGTCGTTGAGGTCGTCGATGGCGATCATCAGGACGTTGGGGTGCGTGGCGGCCGAGGCGGCCGACGCGGCGAGCAGCAGGAGGACGAACAGGAGTGTTCGCGAGGCCATGGCGGAGGGCTCCGACGAGAAAAGCGCTGAGAAAGTGGTTCGGGGTCGGATGAAAGTATAGGCGACCATCGGCGGGGGGGGCCACGGCATCAGGCCTACTGACCGGCGAGCTTTTGCACCGCGTCTGACAACGGGAGGAACAGGGTACGCGGCGTGCCCGTGAGGGGTAGGAAACCGTGATGAGCGTAGAAGGCGGCCGCGGTTGCGTCTCGCGCATCAACCACCAGTGCATGTACACCGAGGCCCGCAGAGCAAGCCCGCTGGACGGCATCGACCAGCAGGGCGCCCCCCAGGCCTCTCCCCTGAAAGCCCTGATCGATCGCGAGACGACCCACACGCGCGGTTGGGACGCTTGGATAGCGGGGAAGCCGCTTGGCCGCCGCGATGGGGAGATCGTCGAGCAAAACGCTGCTAGCCGAAAGCGTGTAAAAGCCGGCGACTCGGTCGGCGCCATTCTCAAGCAGCAGGTAGCAGGCCGCGATGCGCCGGCGTTCGTCCTGGCCCGCTTGCTTTAATAGGTAGCGGTCGAGTTCCGGGGCGCCGCTGTCGAACCCGTCGCGGCGCTGTTTCGCAAGCCGCTCGACGCGGAAGGGCGCGCTCACGACGGTTCGATCAGCTTACGGCGGTTCTTGGCTGCCCGCTTGAGCGCAGCAACCGGCTTGGCCGGCGCCAGCAGCGCCTCGGCGAAACGCTGTTGGTCTTTGAGCGACAGCCGGATGAGGTCGTGGTTGGCGATCGCCTGCTCGGCCGCGGCGCGGGCCGAGCTGACGACAAAGTCGGAAACGCTACGCCCCTGCAGGGCCGCCGCGCTGCGCAGCAAGTCATACACCGACTCTGGGAGCCGGGCTTCGAGGCGGGCGGTTTTTGATTCTGGGGCGGACATATCTCTATGGCTAGTGTACGGCGGAATGCCGGCTTTCGTCAATTCATGTCCAAGGCGACCGCGCCTGTTGAATGAACTTGCTAGCTCTTTCAAATCGCTGTGTGGTATTATCCGTTAGTAGCCGTCACGGGAAGGGATTGATGGAATTAAGCGAGAATCAGATTCCGGAGTTCCGCTCCGATGGCTACCTTCCCGAAGGGCTCTATGTCGCGACGGAAGCCGAGGTGTCATTTCGATTTGGCGGGACGGGGCGGCGGCGACGGCTAGTGCTTCGGGTGCGTCGGTGGATTGAGTTAGCCCGGGAAGTGGAAGCCAAACGGATGCTCATCGACGGCAGCTTTATCACAGCCAAGTCGGAACCAGATGACGTAGACGCTGTCGTTTGGCTTCCCTTAGATTTCGAGTCGCAGGTCGCGACCGGTTCAGAGGGCGCAACCGAACTTGAACAGATGCTGCTGACGCGCCGCCCGGAAGAGCTTTTCGCGGCCGAAGACGAGACGGACTGGCAGGAATGGATCAAATTTTTCAGCCGGACGCGCGAGGCCGACGGCAGACGAAAGGGACTAGTTGAGGTAGCGCTATGATCGCGACGCCGATCCAGTATGAGAAAGCACAGGAAGAACTACGAGACCTTGAGCAGCGTCTTGCGGTGCTGCAACGGTCGAACCCGGTCGGATCGAAGGGCTTCACGAAGGCCGGCGTCCGCAAGATGATCGCACGGCTGCACGAAGAGCTGGCCGTGTTTGAGGGGAGCGAGGAAGCGCGACGATCGGAAACCTAGCCGGAAGCCACGTGCTCCACTGTCCATGAACTTCCTGTCCGATCAATCTTGTGTTCAATGGCGCGTCGATCGCGGTTATCCCAGCTCTCCGCCGGAAGGTCGACCAAAGCCACGTTCGGTAGAATTGCAGTCGCCGCCATTCCATTCTGTCGATTTCGTGCTGCCGCAAGATTCTGGCCGACGGGTTTGGCTGACGCGTCAGCTGCTCTCATGCATCGATTCTCAGACCTCGACTCTTTACTGGCTCGACGATTGGCTGGTTTGGGAGTCTCACATTCCGCTCTTCGACCGCTTTCGACAATCGCTTGGTGAAACTCGACCGCTGATCGAAACGCCAGGGCACTTGTCGGAGCCCTGCGAGCGGGACGACGGGCTGTCGATCCTCGTCATGTCGATGCTTTTCTCTTGGGACTGCGGCGTCTTTTCTTCATCGGGGCGGGACGCCTTGTTTGTGTCCCACGACGAGTGGGGCTGATTCGCGAGTCGGGACGAAGCAACCGCCCAGTCGGCGCGAGCGATGCTGGAGACGTAGGCCTCAAAGTCGCCCGTTGTCGTTCATCTATTCAGATTGCAGCGCTAGCCCTGCCTTCGGGCTGCTGACGCCGGCGGCTCGCCATCGGTGGCCTACGCGTGCAGCGCCCGGCCATCCACCGCCAATGCAGCTTCCTTGAGCACCTCGGAAAGCGTGGGGTGCGCATGACACGCACGGGCCAGGTCTTCCGCGCTGGCGTGGAACGTCATCGCCGTGGCGGCTTCGGCGATCAGGTCGCCCGCGCGGGGGCCGATGATGTGCACGCCCAGCAAGCGATCCGTCTCGGCGTCGGACAGCACTTTGACGAAGCCGTCGGTCTGGTTCAGCGCGCGGGCGCGGCCGTTGCCGCGGAAGTGGAAGACGCCTTTTTTGTACGCGATGCCCGCTTCCTTGAGCTGCTCTTCGGTCT from Pirellulimonas nuda includes:
- a CDS encoding ComEA family DNA-binding protein, with the translated sequence MTPPGDRERKPLLHPRDQWVLASLTCLAIASMAWWWAARGGLRGDLVDIDHAGPLRYAFVVDVNTADWGELAQLPKVGPVLAKRIVATRDQHGPFRSAEDLQRVPGIGPRTLAGVRRYLAPLPDDEMVAAR
- a CDS encoding winged helix-turn-helix domain-containing protein, producing the protein MAKKKAATNGAASAPAPTTKAPAKKAPKKAAAKKPAAKPVAAKEKVAKAPAAPAISTEQIGDAAGHVWGALADQGPLTLAALKQACPVSAELVLAAVGWLAREDKLAFETFGRTMKVSVR
- a CDS encoding glycosyltransferase translates to MRLILSGLGSYGDVFPMIGLGAAMQRRGHGVTLLANPYFRSNVESAGLTLAPFSTEAEYLRLTQEPDLWRPRGGMQVIFRESMQQLRPLVEQVRGMVASSSEPAVLVAHPLDMASRIVSEQLGTPLVAVAYAPMALWSRQSPPRLAGVWVGRGTPKWLLDAQFWLGEKLLVEPTVRRPLNLLRAELGLPPIGRVFPEWWYRADHVLGLFPEWFATASGEDLPGDWPQNLTLAGFPFWDGPIPADGAQRPPLPAEVEAWLASGDRPIVFAPGTANRAAGPFFRAAIDACARLGRRGVLLTKYAEQLPDPLPDHVRSFEFVPLSLLLPRCAALVHHGGIGTTSQGLAAGIPHLVQPMGFDQPDNAERLAHLGVGDSLRPARFTGARVAARLDALLSSRTVPKACGRLAERCRENDPFAAACLCLESLAGS
- a CDS encoding type 1 glutamine amidotransferase domain-containing protein is translated as MPQKLPLSGIRVLTFVGDIYEDLELLYPRLRLIEAGAEVVVAGEKAGATYAGKHGYPCAADVAIADMKSDDFQAVVVPGGFMPDKLRRDPKVLSLVREIADAGKPVAAICHGGWIPISAGVYKGVRVTGSPGIKDDLVNAGAVWEDAPVVVDRHFICSRKPDDLPDFCRALIEMLAGSHA
- a CDS encoding PEP-CTERM sorting domain-containing protein, which encodes MLCRLVRAGVFAALLLFPASSLLAQLAASVPQLSSRPGAQYTIYLNVAGFDYDGLWYDHATAPGLTLGVNDRTSAETFDAAEVEQIKNIWSRTAQSYIGFNVNVTTIDPAIAALGPGATDAQRQAYYDATPNLMHTVVGSQIRNPADYGPGELTAESKWFDDGADGVSPGIGVVAGVAGGPGQHTNWMFSEAQAGAATAGVINGDYIGAISAHENAHSFGLYHQGDWTGSTLVNEYSLGDDAAGPDPGTYVPIIGQASDRQRVTWRVGDTHPDDVQTVQNDVQLMLSINVAGNGRAGAVNLHLIDDGIGHSLGAATELPLVGSVIDVTSSSSKGVIVPLSEANPAPIGASNYTEDWFSFYTDGGDAISLTVNNSTDFLTAGVADGVGTLRSTLMVFDAMGTMVGMGMEDVSTLFVSYSELLGAGSYFAKVGSFGGHEQDSSAFNAAQYFDMGAFFLTGSGFDVAAVPEPGTLVLLAVGGLALVRRRRS
- a CDS encoding sulfatase; amino-acid sequence: MASRTLLFVLLLLAASAASAATHPNVLMIAIDDLNDWVGCMGGHPQAKTPNIDRLAARGVLFENAHAAAPLCNPSRTALLTGLRPSTTGVYCNNGWFRDHPDYVDWVTLPQYFAGQGYAAWGGGKVFHQPSGRMSDRQSWDKQYSNAVGAPNPPEQRRFQHGMRGKFTTSAFFNNALDWGPIDQPKEQTGDWQTAETAAKLLSQEHDRPFFLACGIYRPHLPWYAPAEFFDAHDLAGVTLPPYLETDLDDVPAMGRRLARLDFPVIKASGHWRDAVHAYLACATFADACVGHVLDALEAGPNADDTIVVLWGDHGWHLGEKDHWSKFALWDQTSRTPLVVYAPNVSEAGGRCASAVSLIDIYPTLLELTGLPPRDDLDGRSLAPLVRDPGSDWPYPALVTHWKDNHAVQDDRYRYIHYRDGGEELYDHQTDPNEWKNLASDPAYARVKARLAQSLPKQNAEHFQPEPPENM
- a CDS encoding GNAT family N-acetyltransferase; the encoded protein is MSAPFRVERLAKQRRDGFDSGAPELDRYLLKQAGQDERRRIAACYLLLENGADRVAGFYTLSASSVLLDDLPIAAAKRLPRYPSVPTARVGRLAIDQGFQGRGLGGALLVDAVQRACSAGLGVHALVVDARDATAAAFYAHHGFLPLTGTPRTLFLPLSDAVQKLAGQ
- a CDS encoding type II toxin-antitoxin system TacA family antitoxin, with the translated sequence MSAPESKTARLEARLPESVYDLLRSAAALQGRSVSDFVVSSARAAAEQAIANHDLIRLSLKDQQRFAEALLAPAKPVAALKRAAKNRRKLIEPS
- a CDS encoding DUF6932 family protein — protein: MELSENQIPEFRSDGYLPEGLYVATEAEVSFRFGGTGRRRRLVLRVRRWIELAREVEAKRMLIDGSFITAKSEPDDVDAVVWLPLDFESQVATGSEGATELEQMLLTRRPEELFAAEDETDWQEWIKFFSRTREADGRRKGLVEVAL